GCCCGACGCGATTGACGATCGGTGCGGATTGCGAGATCCGCGAACACGTCACCATGAATACCGGTACGGAGGATGACGGAGGTCTCACCGCAGTCGGCAGCAAATGCATGTTCATGGTCGGCTCGCATGTCGGCCACGACTGCAAGGTCGGCAACAACGTCACGATGGCCAACAACGCGGTGCTCGGCGGTCATGTCGTCGTTGAGGATCATGTCTTCATGGGCGGACATTCGGCTGCGCATCAGTTCGTCCGCATCGGCGAAAGCGCGATGATCGCCGGCGTGACGGGTCTTGGCGCCGACGTCATTCCATTCGGCTTTGCCATCGGTCAGCGCGGTGAACTCGACGGCCTTAATGTCATCGGCATGCGCCGTCGCGGTTATTCACGCGCCGATATCCATGGACTTCGTCAAGCCTATCGTGCGCTGTTTCTTGTCCGCGGCCATTTCAAGGAGCGGGTCGATGCGGTCGAGCGCAGCTTTGCCGATGATCCGGTTGTTGCGAAAGTCATTGCCTTCATCCGGGCCGGCGGCTCGCGTCCCCTGATGAAAGCGAGCAAGACCGGACTGGCCGGAGAAGGAAGTCCGGCAACAGAGTCATGACGACGACGGATCTGGCGGCAGGCGAGGGCCCGGTCGCCATCATCTGCGGCGGCGGCACCTTTCCGTTCACGGTTGCGGACGCCTTGCTGCGAAACAACCGTCAGGTCGTTCTGTTCGCCTTGACCGGCTGGGCTGACCCCGAACGCGTCAAGAATTATCGGCATCACTGGGCACATGTCGTGCAGCTTGGCCGCTTCCTGCGGCTGGCACGCCGCGAAGGCTGCCGCGATGTCATTTTCATCGGCACGCTCGTGCGGCCGAGTTTGCGGCAACTGATCAATTTCGATCTTGCGACATTGCGCGTATTGCCCCGTGCGGTCCGCCATTTCTACGGCGGCGACGATCATCTCCTCAGCGGCATGGCCCGCATGCTGGAGGACTATGGCTTCCGCCTGCTCGGCGCACACGAAGTCGCGCCTGAAATTCTGGTGCAGGAAGGCGCGCTCGGGCAATTCGGCCCTTCCGAGAATGATTTAACCGACATCCGCCATGGTTTCGAAGTTCTGCGGGCGATGGGGCCCTTGGACATCGGCCAAGGCGTTGTCGTCGCCAATCGGCACGTCATCGCGGTAGAAGCTGCAGAAGGTACCGATCAGATGCTGGCCCGCGTGGCAGAGCTTCGGCGGAGCAAACGCTTCCGTGCGCCGCTTGGCACCGGCGTCCTCGTCAAGGCGCCCAAGCCCGGACAAGATCGCCGGTTCGACCTGC
The genomic region above belongs to Pseudorhodoplanes sinuspersici and contains:
- a CDS encoding LpxI family protein, coding for MTTTDLAAGEGPVAIICGGGTFPFTVADALLRNNRQVVLFALTGWADPERVKNYRHHWAHVVQLGRFLRLARREGCRDVIFIGTLVRPSLRQLINFDLATLRVLPRAVRHFYGGDDHLLSGMARMLEDYGFRLLGAHEVAPEILVQEGALGQFGPSENDLTDIRHGFEVLRAMGPLDIGQGVVVANRHVIAVEAAEGTDQMLARVAELRRSKRFRAPLGTGVLVKAPKPGQDRRFDLPSIGPRTIEEVAEAGLAGLAVIAGGTIVAEPQIVVQKADRAKVFVAGFGETA
- the lpxA gene encoding acyl-ACP--UDP-N-acetylglucosamine O-acyltransferase; this encodes MPEMPEPSIDPTARIASGAIIGKGVAIGPYCVVGPHVVLGDYCRLISHVSLTGHTTVGDRTVIYPFASLGTPPQSVKYRGGPTRLTIGADCEIREHVTMNTGTEDDGGLTAVGSKCMFMVGSHVGHDCKVGNNVTMANNAVLGGHVVVEDHVFMGGHSAAHQFVRIGESAMIAGVTGLGADVIPFGFAIGQRGELDGLNVIGMRRRGYSRADIHGLRQAYRALFLVRGHFKERVDAVERSFADDPVVAKVIAFIRAGGSRPLMKASKTGLAGEGSPATES